In the Triticum aestivum cultivar Chinese Spring chromosome 2B, IWGSC CS RefSeq v2.1, whole genome shotgun sequence genome, TGCTATGAATTTGCACCGTGTTTGTGCCGtgtttaaattttttaaaataccgtgggcgccgcgactggggggcgCCCCCAGTGCGCagttagcgccggtgcgcccccaggggcgattttttgcccctcctggggagccaacggctggagatgccctgaggAGGGGATAGGAGGGGGCAGGGGAAAGACAGAGAGCACCATATGGATGAATAGACATGAAACGGCTGTCAATAGCGGTGCCCTTAAAGTTGTGTTGACAGCAATAGATTGCATATGATCTGTACTGAGTAAAGACATAAAGAGGTATGCACATTGTTGAGATGATCATGAGCAAGGGGTCAACAAGATGTTATATTGTACAACAAAGAATATATTTTGGATTCAATAAGGGCGGTCGGTTAATTTCCTATGGCATCGGATTGCACCAGGCTCATCTGATAATTTGACCAAAAATTGCCCACCAGCGTGGCTTCTAAATATAGTCAATATATGTGTAAATGGAGGCCATTACACTTCAAAACCCTGGAACGAACAATGAGCTCAGCTCATTTGTTCGACTCGATGAACTCCCGGTATTCCTTCTTCATCTTCACACCAGAGAAAGTCCTGCATTTCCAAGATTAAGGTATATCAGAAGGGTGGGCCTGCTATGACACCATATAAAGTAGGCAAGACAGGGGTTCTGCAAGCTGCCCAAGAGATGTTCGACATATTTGGGAGAAATTCCGGGTGCATGGTAGAAGCTTTGTTAACCCGGAACAACACTACCCATATGTCACGATTAAGATGTGTACTTGCAAAGAGAGCACACTTATCCTGCCAACTGTCCTATTTAACATCGTCAAAATGGCATTCATGAAAGAAGATGGACAAAGTGTTGACCACTGATCTATCTCTATGTGTACGTACAACATGCCCGTCATTCATGTGTTTTGGCCTCATTTACAGGATGATGACATCTCAACTTAAGCCTGTGGTTGGATATAAAAAATTGTTAACTGTGGAATATGTAATTCCAGCAGAACCCGTCCATTGAAAATGAAGTGAGCATGGTGGTCACTGCTTAATTTGGTTTATTACTACCAAAAGGATAAGTACAAAACTGGAATTATGTAAAGGTACAAAAGTGGTTGCCGTCATAGAGCAAGAAGGTTCACTAAGAACAATAAAATACTCATATTTCAGCTAACCCAATGTTTAGGTAAGTTGTGTTTTAGGTTGCGGCCGTAGTTTAGTAGAAAAACTAGCAAGACCAATCTAAGAAGCAAACCTGATCATTTCTTTGTTTTTGAAGAACTGGACACACGGTGTTCCCATTATGCCTGCAGCTTCTGCTATTTCAGGGTCCTCCTCGATGTCAATTTCAACAAAATGAACGTATTCGTCGTATTCATCTATAACCTGTAAGAAATATCATTTTCACAAGGATGAGGTATCATTATCAGCAAGCAACAAAAATAACATATAATTGCACAAGAACTTTTTTTTGAAGCTGTACCAAATTGTGaacttatgtactccctccgttcacaaatataagatgttctaactttttttctgaatcagatgtatagacacgttttagtgtgtttgttcagtcctttcagtccgtatgtagtccatatatCAGCAAGGGTGTTGCAGTTGAAGTGCCGCACCCAATGGTAGTCGAGCAGCTACCAGATTAAACTCTTACCACCGAAGTGGTAAATTCATAGTTCTTACAAGGTTACCGCTGTGATGACGCGTGTATCACCAAGCATAGAGAAGGGTGCTATCTTGAATAGGGGATTCTCATGAAATTAAAAATAGACAAGGTGATCAAATCACATCCATGCATTGTCAAATTGCTGGCATAGAACAGTCCATCAGCTATCAGGTGGTGTGGTTCAGACCACCTAATGCATTTCAAATGGTAACATCTGTACCCAGTGTCTTAGACATATACCTAGGGCCCTAACAAAAATATACTCCAATGTAATGTGTGGACTACCATTGTTTAGCAGTGTGTGTTGAAAACAAGATGAGATTTAGAAATTAACCGATGCATGTGTGGAGGGTCAATTTTAATCGAGTGGGTGATATTTATGACTGGAATGCATACTGGCACCTTCAACTGATGCAGTTCTTATCGACTTCCATCTTCATAAATGCCACAATGCAATGCAGACATCATGAGCATATGCCCACTCAATTCATTTGGTGTGTTTcaatcatatattgttctttgttGGATTGAGTTTATCTTCAATAAGGATTTTATTTCTAGAACAGACGATTGAGCTCCGGCATGCTCTAGCAGATCCAAATGTAAACTATCAGGCTACTGGCTTGGCTTGTCGCTATGGATGTTCAGTCGTCAAAGGAAACCACagcataaagtaaatttatttctAGAATTAAGGTAGATGTGAAGAAGATGTTAAGATACATTTTGTATAACTAGATTTAAGGTTGCTGACAAGTAATTTTatttaagtactccctccgttcctatttACTCGTCgtagttttagttcaaattttaaCTAAAACCaagacgagtaaatcggaacggagggagtagatgttaagATGTTCAAAGTTCAATTACAAAAATTCAAGAACTAACCTTGTTCAAAATTGGTTTTAAGGTTCTGCAGGGACCACATGTTGGAGAAGTATATAGAACCAAAATGAGCCTTGGACTTCCATGGTATAACTTGCGGAGTGCATACTGCAAAGATAGCAAAGCTCAGGATCAAATTTGACATGAACACTTACGTTTATATGAGGCACACTAAGGATATATATGTTTGGCACCTGTCCCTTGTGCTTTGTGTGAGTAATGTCGAAGCCCATCTCGACATCTTTGCCTTCAatctccttctttttttcttcacGAACAGGCTGAAATTTAATCAAGTAGAACAAAGAGTTGTAACATAAGTTTGATTGGTTGTTACAGAAGATAAGCCCCAAAACATATGAAGGTGCATTAAGTATGCATACACTAATGATCTCTAGTAGCTCAGGTTTTATCCACTCACAAGGTCACAAATTCTTATTCAGAACATATCAACTCACAGTTTCACATCGCTACAGCTTATGATAATGGAAGTCTAAACTCCAAATTTTATACACGAAAGAATAATCAAATGTGCCTGCATAGCATGCTAATATATGGAAACTAGGAAGCTTAATTAGAATGGACAAAATTTATCACAAATTACTGCAACACCCATGATAATGAAGACCAGTGATATTCATAGGGTAAGAGACAGTTTTCATTGAGACAATGACGACCAATCAAAATGAAGCTGGCAAATGCACATGGATCAATTGCGCTAAACAAATACATTTTGCATGAAAAATAATACCTGGTGAAATTCAACAAGAAGATCATTGGAGACTAAGTATCTTTCAACTGACAAAGCAGCTATACATCCAGATCCAGCTGCAGTAACGGCTTGCCTCCATTCATGATCCTGCAGGTGAAGATGTGTGAAAACAGAAAAAGTTCATGATAACGGGCTGAAATAATAAATAGAATATCTGAATATCTATGTTTCATGGATAGGTATCGAATGATGAGTGGGTACAAGTCTTCTGTCTTAGACAACAAATTATATTGCCTTTCACTGCGGAATTTTCCAAACAGTAGAGGCAGGGTCATCAAGAGATGATGTGCTAGCATGCTACAGGATTAACGTGGTGAGGTGACAGCACACATGAACTGCAACAGGATTAAGTCCTTGTTTCTTCAAGCGTCACACTTTACAATCATGAAGAAGTTTCAGACATTCAATGAAGGATGGAGTTACCTGCACATCACCAGCAGCAAATACGCCATCAACTGAAGTTTTTGCTGTCCCTTCATCAACCAAAATATATCCAGAACTATCAAGTTCAATTTGACCTTGTAGCAGCTGACTGTTTGGAGTATGTCCTATCCCATAAAATAGACCTTTCACTTCAAGAACTTTTTCCTCTCCCGTATCGATTCTCCTCAACTGAATACCGGACATCTGTCCTTTCGTATTGCCGACAACATCCACAGCTTCTGTATTGAAATGTACTGTTATGTTGGGGTTGTTGAGTACTCTGAAACATTCGCCATAATCAACCTGTTAACCAAACATCCAGGCAATTGAAATTTTACTTCATTAATATATCATGCAACTGAAGAGGAGCTAACATCCTTTAAAGAACTTAACAATTTCATCTACAGACAAGTTCCAAAAAAATTACAGCCCTCGAGTTCTATGGACCTCTGGCAATATTGTGATTTTGAGTATCTAAACTTATTGCAGTATTAACGAAGACCAATTGTGCCGCTATAACCAACATTTTAAAGTGGAAGCTCAGCATATTACCATGCAACTAAATGCCATCATCGAATGGTGAATGAGTTCACGTTATTTACAATAGATGAGAGGTGGAAAAATAATCGTGCATTCCTTTTACAGTTGTTTAAGTTGTCAAGTATCAACTGATGCTAACACTGAAAATAAGTGAAATCTTGGCAATCCATGGACCGAAGATTTACATGAACAGGTAAGACTATTTTGATATTTATCACAGTAAAGGATATAATTTTATAGGGAAAAAAACTTAGAGAATGCCTTACCGGTCCTGCATAGCTTTGGATGCTCGTAGTTGGTCTCTTCGAACAAGTAAATGAACATGGCACGCATATTTTGTCAAATATATTGCTTCCTCGGTAGCTGTATCACCCCCTCCAACGACCGCGAGAACTTGACCCTTGTACAGTGGTGATGCTCCATCACATATTGCACATGCGCTGATACCTCTACTCCAAAATTCTTCTTCACGAGGTAATCGAAGTCGCTTCGCAGTAGCTCCAGTTGCAATGATTACACTATGGGATTTCACCTATATATATGTCACTAAAATTAGTGCAGCAAAAAATATGTGCAAAATAATTCACGTGCACTATAAATTAATAACAGGTGGTTTGCCATCAACATACATATACAAAGAAAAATTACAGCACAACTAAGAGTCAAGTCATAATCGTAGAGCAAAAGAGTAGACAAAGACCTaaataagtaaagcacatagaatTCTGCACTGGTTCAGAGCTCACATTATTTACTCTACACTTTCCACTAGCTCTGCTTTGTTACTTTTCAATTTAAAACGGATCCTGGTTTTGACTAACATCACAGTAATAGTAACCATTGAATGTTCACAAAATTCACATGCAACACTACCTTGTTACGAGAGGCAAGTTCAGAGTCCAAAATATGTTATGGCGCACCAAGAGGAAGAACACAAAGTGCTTACCTCTCGGTCACTGCTACGGATAACAAATGGCCTACTCTTCACATCTATAAATTCAACATCTTCTTGGTGAAGCTCTGCACCCCACCGCTCCGCCTGCTTCCGCATTCTGGCATAAATCACGACCCCAGGATGATATAAGTAAGCAAACACAACGTTTACCAATTCAATACAGATAGTGGGGCACTCTTACTTGTCCATGAGATCAGGCCCAGTGATGCCGTCGGGGAACCCAGGGAAATTCTCCACCTCGGTGGTGGTCATCAGCTGGCCTCCGGGAACACCGCCCACCTGGTAGCCTTCGAAGACGACGGGTTTCAGGTTGGCCCGGGCAGCGTAAATGGCCGCGGTGTACCCTGCCGGGCCGGAGCCGATGATCACCAGGTTCTCCACCCCCCTGCCAGGATCTGCAACCACGAGAAAACAATCACCCACTGTTCCACTTCACCACAGGGCGTCTTCAGCTCCACATACAGTATCGGATAATAGCAAAAAAACTGACAGTACGCAGGTCTACAGACTACAGAGTCAGGGCAGCCCCAAATCTAAAATCTGGACAGACGGAAGGAACAGGGGACTGAGAGCGGCGCACCTGAcggaggagaggaggcgggggCCTCCTCGTCGACCGcgtcggcggcgggggcggcggtggcgcgcaGGGCCTTGGACTTGGGTGCGCGAGAACAGGAGGCGGCGGGGAGGGGGCGGCACGAGGACGGGGCCGCCCTGCCTCGGCGGGAGGAGGGCGGGGCGGAGGAGAGGGCGGCGGCCACGGCGAGGCGCGTGACCGCCATCGCGCGCGGTGAGGGGaggcggggagggggagggggagggagcgaGGTGGCTGCTtgtgcgtcggtgggtggtgggtggtgtTGGCGGAGTGGACGGGCCGGGACGGGAAGGGAATCAAGCGGAGGGTGTGGAGCGCAGGGGAGCGGATGGGTGGATTGGATAGGGGGGAGGCCGCGGGAGCCAGACGTGCCGCGGCTGCGCCTGGTGGCTGGCTGCGGCTGGTGCCGGAGAGCGGAGACTGAAGCGGACGACGCGACGCTCTGGTTGGGCGTTTTCCCTCGGTTCTGCCCCACACCTCGCCGCTGTCCTTTTCGGCGTTGAGCTTTCGCGAACCTGGCGCCGTTCCAGGCTTCCAGCCCATTTGTCCGTCCAGCCAGAATGTTGGAGCTGCCaaagcattttctttttctagtGGTTGGTAGCTGCCAAAGCATTGAAGAGTTCAAGTTTGTCTTCTTGATGAATTTTATTGTCCCAAGATGAAATATCAAAAGAATACCAACACAATACATACATCGATGCACCCAACCAACACCAACACACGCACACAAGAACACAccaacaaatagcaaagtcatataaacACAGTTATTCGTACGTGAGGGGAAAAAAACCAAAATGATCAGATACACAATCGGTAAACTACACTTACGAAATGTGTAAAGTTTCCTTCCATTCATAGGGCAAGAATATAATAGGAATAGAACAACTATATTAAGTGGGATGGGTTAGACATGTCAtctgagatgacatgtatcttcaATTCTATGATAAGATACAAGGAAAGATATTTCATTTGGTTTCTCATTGATATGTTTTATTTTTCATTGAGTCTAAACTAATGTTTCTTTTCCTTTGAAATATGGAGGATAGTAATCATTCATGTATGCGAATATAATTCCATTCCTgccaatgttgaggatatcgcttatcgttatcgTCTCGGTCAGCTGGGGATTAGAGATTAATTGGAAATTGGCCAattaatcgattttatcggtcgactattaatTGGCCATTTTTTTGCAAAATCCCAGGTTACCAGCACTAAATTAtgctatattcaacaccaaaaaatattggacagaagtgttaccttgattGCTAGCCTTTTAAtcctcgtactccctccgtccgaaaatacttgtcctagaaatggttgtatctagacttactttagtagatacatccattttattcATTTTTAGGACAaatattttaggacggagggagaaTAATGAAAAAATAGGACAACTGTATATATTGCATAACAAGGTTCACAAAACACAAAaaaacatagtttttgcaaacatagtgCTAGGAATATGCCAAATTTATCGGTACATTCTCGATAAATCAATTATCAAAGCTGTAAATCGGCCCAAACGATAAATggtgaagataaggcataatcttatcggtcaccccccAAGTAGCGATTAATCGGACGATTTCTTGAACAGTGATTCCTGCAAATCAAAGTGCTCTAAACATTTTTTCCTACGAAAGTCATATACTGTAGAATTCCTACAAATTTCATGTAAACAAAAGAAGGCATACAAATATGATAATATTTACATCATTAAACATATATAAAATATGAACACACATTTACGATGAATCGTATAATTAATAGATGTTGTAGATACATTTCTCTGTAAACTTGATCAAATTTAATGAAAGTTGAATTGGGACACAGCTAGATTCCATAGCATCATGCCAAAGTTTATTTGATTGCACCAGATTTTGTCAAGCGGTTTGAGTGGATGAAAAAAAAACTTGTGAAACATAGTCTACGTAATTTCTTAGGAAAATACTACAAAATTTAAGTTGCACATTCAAATAACCCATGTATGAAAATTCCTAAGACTTTAATCCTCCAAGATTCATATGAAAACCCTAACCGCGCCGCCAGCCGCCCCTCCCCGCTCCTcccccgcttcgccgccgccgaaggggacACCGGCGAAGCCCCTGTGGTCCCCAGGGAAGGTGGCGGTGGGGCGTACTCGTCGTTCTCGCACAGATCTCGCGGCGGCCAGTGGCGCGCGGCGGTGTTCCGCCGGGGGCTGGCGCCTGCTGCCCGTGAGGCGGCGTCCCTCACGGCGGCGGGGCTGCCCCTGAACGGCGCTTGGTAgtggccacgtggcggcgcgtAGGTGGGCCGGATCTGGGCTTCCGGTCTGCGTCCTCGTCGTGGCAGCACTTGCCGTTGCCCTTGGCCATGAGGCGTGGTCCGGGACGGGCCTAGCGCCGGTGGTGCTGGCCAGGATGCACGCTGGCAGCGCCCTACTTCATCTCGCGTCGTCTCGTTGGCCAATGGTGGTGGTCATCTTCGTCGTCAAAGATGGTcggccagaggcttggtgatcggatctcgagatccatcatctagtcccggctgcgagttggggagacatggttgctgGTGAAAATCGAGCCGTTGGCAGGCGATGGTGGCGTtctacgtcgttaccttgatggAGACATTaccgtgtaactactgtcgaccgaCTCGTGCTGCtctggggaaaccctaggatctggtgttccagatcggacgatggcggcactgcggtgtcgtttctctcttgggagcatcgtttgtggagcagcgctggaagtcagagcaggaggtggagcggcttcgtcttgcacggagcttcggtgaagATGTCAAGTCATGCTTGACCGACatgtgctacgctttgtcatgcttGGTCGGctggtgctacgcacgacagatcttccaaagacttcaagctgtgtcggctggtggtacttggcagcatggtgttgaggtgtatcagtggcgatcGCGACGTgcacagctgtttgcgcgcagACAGGAGGTGTTGTTGGGCGCCGTgatggcgtcgacgatagctagaccaaccaaggttgatgcatcagtatagttctgaagatggagcggtggcagttggcggcggcagcctctgagagcacgccggactggCGAGATCCATGcctggcaggcgtcctggatgggtcctcaggtcttagatgttaggtttggctgcgatgtcggTTTCGTATTAGGTctaggctatctgcgccccttcatcaactggataggtgtagcgacagtttgttgcttagactgcggctttagtcttactgtggtattactttgtaaggtcttgtgagaataattaataaagtggtcgtatgcatcgcccagatacagaggctgggggtcatcctccttttctaaaaagtaTGAAAATCCTTTGGATCAAGAGACCTTTTACTTCTTCACGAGAAATGCTGGACAAGTACACCAATGAAATAAAATCTGAAATTTATAATTTATCAAATATATGGAGCACAGCTGAAAATCTTGACATGGTATTGCTGGTTAGCTGGTGTTTTTAAAAACACATGTGTTACCGCAGTGCTGCGGTTAGATTATGTTTGAAGGAAAACGCCCCAAAAATTAACACACTAGGCATTGAAGGCAATCACTTAATCCACCAAATGGGATGTACCAATGTtgcatgaaaaagaaaagaaatactacttcctccgtctaggtgaataagtcatacGCGTAGTCCTTTAGTGGATTAAATGATCTCTTGCTTTACTCTAAACTTAAACTTTGCATGAAAAAGAAAAGTAATATTATCTCTTGCTTTACTCTAAACTTAAACCATGCAGTCTATTTAGTATAGTGATTATTGTAAGCTCTATGAGAGCATCGATTTTGCTTACTGTATATAGCTATACATATGGGGATACACTTTGAAGTCTATGGGCATATAGTTCTAGTTATCTTAAGCTTTCATTATTCATTAATTCTTGATTTGAAACATGTACTTagattattattactagcaaaagagcccgtgcgttgcaacaggagagtAAATAACACACGTtcttaacccaataaccatgaCTCAAGACCCTAATGTGTTCACGTCCTTTATTTTACATGCATCACATTTGTGTTGTTGATGGTGGTCTCACTGCTCACACAACAAAAGCGTGTTTGAATGCAGTCAgttctaaggcgtctctctctcgcGCACACTCGCTCGAAATAAAATGAGAAATATGTTCTTTTTCCCCGCGAAGCTTTTCACAGGTGTGCATGCGTGGTTATCGATGGTTTCTTTCCTCTCTATCAGTAAGAAAGAAAAACGGATCGTACATTATAGATTAATTTCACACTAAAATAATATTTTAGAAATATTTAACAGCAAAAACTagcatcatatttagattctacacatttttttaatcaagtttcatatataacaagttaaaatcgaagttacgattTAAAAGATATTGATAATTTTGTTTTAGATAAACTATGGATTGATTAACTAAAAATTCAGGGGGTTTTATGTTAAAACGAAAAAACGATTCGGTTGACTTAAATGTGGATGGTGGGTTGATTATCTAAAACATCAGGGGTTTATTTACGGATAATTTTGTTTGAGATAAACTACGGGTTTATTTATGAAATATAGAGGGGCTTTTTTGTAAAATGCATGATGGACGACcagaaacccaattttctttattattaggtaaagatttttACCGATATAGGTATAGCTATGCTTTGATTATTCATTAATTCTTGATTTGAAACATGTACTaagattattattatttttaccgCTATAGGCATAGCTATGCTTGCCCACATACAAGCACATGGAGCATACACCAATTAGTTTTTTCCAAGAACCAAGAACCGTAGAACAACCGTTCTACAGTGCATACAACAATGGTTATCTAAGCTAAGCTGATTTACGTACTGAGTACTGCCAGCCTGAACCAAATACAAAAAGGCAAGCTCGTATTTAGGTTGAGCTTCAACATCAAACAAACATCCACTACCACTCTAAGTCTCTACTGGCCATCATGTTCCACAGCATCTGATACGCGTCGTCGATCGATAGCCGGGCGCGCAGAATCGCACGCAGAACTCGTGCTCCTTAGCTTCTTGTCGCTTGAAACAAGTGATCCTCGTGATGGCCAGTGACCACATTGCCCACAAGCTAGCTACCCATCAAAGCCTTGTTCGGTTACACCCCTTCAcaagaggattggaggggatttgAGGAGGTTTTGACTTGTAGGGGATTAAATCCATTTCAATCCCTGCCAAACCCCCTCCAAATCCCTCCCAACCGAACACAGCCCAAGTGGGTGGGAGTGGAACTACAGGAACCTTTCGAAAGCTTAGTACCAACTTTCCACATTGCCTGTTCGGGCTCCAAAACATCGGCAGCGACCGCCAACATCTcgatcata is a window encoding:
- the LOC123043884 gene encoding thioredoxin reductase NTRC, whose product is MAVTRLAVAAALSSAPPSSRRGRAAPSSCRPLPAASCSRAPKSKALRATAAPAADAVDEEAPASSPPSDPGRGVENLVIIGSGPAGYTAAIYAARANLKPVVFEGYQVGGVPGGQLMTTTEVENFPGFPDGITGPDLMDKMRKQAERWGAELHQEDVEFIDVKSRPFVIRSSDREVKSHSVIIATGATAKRLRLPREEEFWSRGISACAICDGASPLYKGQVLAVVGGGDTATEEAIYLTKYACHVHLLVRRDQLRASKAMQDRVLNNPNITVHFNTEAVDVVGNTKGQMSGIQLRRIDTGEEKVLEVKGLFYGIGHTPNSQLLQGQIELDSSGYILVDEGTAKTSVDGVFAAGDVQDHEWRQAVTAAGSGCIAALSVERYLVSNDLLVEFHQPVREEKKKEIEGKDVEMGFDITHTKHKGQYALRKLYHGSPRLILVLYTSPTCGPCRTLKPILNKVIDEYDEYVHFVEIDIEEDPEIAEAAGIMGTPCVQFFKNKEMIRTFSGVKMKKEYREFIESNK